The Virgibacillus dokdonensis genome includes a window with the following:
- a CDS encoding AraC family transcriptional regulator, whose protein sequence is MTLHTFDRIKIPAGFWIGLRQLGIAAHDVVQKAQLPISIVSDPVVTTAQYFAIWQAYSDLIDNTATGIIKLATSFETNHFPPTVLATYHAHDYRDALKRMARYKQLCPPESLHINEEGEHCTIEIKTLHSEQPGLPLLIGITLAFLLELGRRGTGQPLTAKCVEFSTHSIGDLQILEDYFGCQIKMGANCNRLTIHRTDLDRPFVSYNAELLEILTPVLEQSLNEHPRSSSITETVKWIMKRSLTGGRPEIQTIARELGISDRTLQRRLTEEGTSFKHLLVKVRHEQAREYLADPSLNIKEVAFLIGYEDQSSFYRAFHLWEGATPLKWRTEHLCANLIN, encoded by the coding sequence ATGACGTTACATACCTTTGACCGTATAAAAATTCCTGCAGGATTTTGGATAGGATTACGTCAATTGGGAATAGCCGCGCATGACGTAGTTCAAAAAGCACAATTGCCAATCTCCATTGTTTCTGATCCAGTTGTCACCACAGCCCAATATTTTGCGATCTGGCAAGCTTATTCCGACCTCATTGATAACACTGCTACAGGAATCATCAAGCTTGCAACATCCTTTGAAACAAATCATTTCCCTCCGACTGTCTTAGCAACTTACCACGCTCATGACTACCGTGATGCTTTAAAGCGAATGGCCAGGTACAAGCAACTTTGTCCGCCTGAAAGCTTACATATCAACGAGGAAGGTGAACACTGTACAATAGAAATAAAAACATTGCATAGTGAACAACCCGGTCTTCCCCTACTAATTGGTATTACGTTGGCATTTCTTCTCGAACTTGGGCGTCGTGGCACAGGTCAACCTTTGACAGCAAAGTGCGTAGAATTTTCTACCCATTCCATTGGCGACCTACAGATACTTGAAGATTACTTCGGCTGCCAAATTAAGATGGGCGCCAATTGTAACAGGTTGACTATACATCGAACAGATCTAGATCGTCCCTTTGTCTCTTACAATGCAGAATTGTTAGAGATACTGACTCCCGTACTGGAACAGTCGTTGAATGAGCACCCACGCAGCTCTTCAATTACCGAGACGGTCAAGTGGATCATGAAACGTAGCCTAACAGGTGGTCGCCCTGAAATTCAAACTATAGCGAGGGAGTTAGGGATAAGTGATCGTACCTTGCAGCGTCGGCTTACTGAAGAAGGCACAAGCTTCAAGCATTTGTTAGTAAAAGTTCGACATGAACAGGCAAGAGAGTATCTGGCAGACCCGTCGCTTAATATTAAAGAGGTCGCATTTTTGATTGGATATGAAGACCAAAGCTCATTCTACCGCGCCTTTCACCTATGGGAAGGTGCTACGCCTTTAAAGTGGCGTACGGAACATCTCTGTGCAAACTTAATAAATTGA
- a CDS encoding SDR family NAD(P)-dependent oxidoreductase → MDMELKNKTALVTGSTRGIGKAIAIELAKEGVHVLINGRNYEEVERTVSEMKLEFPDSFPQNATADIGDNQQREALFKKYPQIDILVNNVGIYEIMKYEDVDDKVWEKYIRTNVLAANGLSKFYLPKMIKNNFGRIIFIASEEAIMPSGQMPQYCMTKSMLLSLSKSLSKLTIEKEVTVNTILPGPSLSENVHQIIEEMYPNEEMTFSAKEKEFMTTNLPQSEIQRFIKPTEIGRLTTFICSPYASAFKGSPIRMDGGMVPTIF, encoded by the coding sequence ATGGATATGGAATTAAAAAATAAAACAGCTTTAGTCACTGGTTCAACAAGAGGGATTGGTAAAGCAATTGCCATTGAACTTGCAAAAGAAGGTGTTCATGTACTAATTAATGGACGAAATTACGAAGAGGTAGAACGAACCGTAAGTGAAATGAAGTTAGAGTTCCCTGATAGCTTCCCTCAAAATGCTACTGCCGATATTGGAGATAATCAACAAAGGGAAGCATTATTTAAAAAATATCCCCAAATTGATATTTTAGTCAACAATGTGGGTATTTATGAAATTATGAAATATGAAGACGTTGACGATAAAGTATGGGAAAAGTATATCCGTACTAATGTGCTTGCCGCAAATGGATTATCTAAATTTTACTTACCTAAAATGATAAAAAATAATTTTGGCCGAATTATCTTTATTGCGAGTGAAGAAGCAATTATGCCATCAGGACAAATGCCTCAATATTGTATGACAAAATCAATGCTATTATCATTGTCAAAAAGCCTATCTAAATTAACAATAGAAAAAGAAGTTACAGTCAATACGATCTTGCCGGGACCATCGCTCTCTGAAAATGTGCATCAAATAATTGAGGAGATGTACCCAAATGAAGAAATGACTTTTTCAGCAAAAGAGAAAGAATTTATGACTACAAATCTACCTCAATCAGAAATTCAACGATTTATCAAGCCAACTGAGATAGGTAGATTAACTACCTTTATATGTAGCCCTTATGCTTCCGCTTTTAAAGGTTCTCCGATTCGTATGGATGGAGGCATGGTACCTACTATTTTCTAG